A single region of the Candidatus Cloacimonadota bacterium genome encodes:
- a CDS encoding ribonuclease Z → MINMKFRILGSASGMPTINKHHSSIWINFSDKNILLDCGEGTAKQMLKFGLDKDFLDAIVISHYHPDHVSGLFMVIQMLYLQKRKQDLSIYLPEHIEKFKDILNLFYTFLSKIPFNIYFSLVPSLTDDFPEIDIIKSDHLLDYESIVKSNGFINEFNSYSFGINVNNKKLLYTSDCSTLKPYKSMLASTDVLIIDAMHPDSDEILELPKLSSGKIILSHGLSSKLEESLNLNKNDRFEIADEEKEYIL, encoded by the coding sequence TTGATCAATATGAAGTTCAGGATTTTAGGATCAGCATCAGGAATGCCGACTATTAATAAACACCATTCTTCCATCTGGATCAATTTTTCCGATAAAAACATCCTTCTGGATTGTGGAGAAGGAACAGCAAAGCAAATGCTGAAATTCGGATTGGATAAAGATTTTCTTGATGCAATTGTTATCAGTCATTATCATCCCGATCATGTCAGCGGTCTTTTTATGGTCATTCAGATGTTGTATCTCCAAAAGAGAAAACAGGATTTGTCGATCTATCTTCCGGAACATATCGAAAAATTCAAAGACATTCTGAATCTTTTTTATACTTTTTTATCAAAAATTCCTTTTAATATTTATTTCTCTCTTGTTCCTTCACTGACTGATGATTTTCCTGAAATTGATATTATAAAGTCAGATCATCTCCTGGATTATGAATCAATTGTAAAAAGTAACGGTTTCATTAACGAATTCAACTCTTATTCGTTTGGAATCAATGTAAATAATAAAAAACTATTATATACATCCGATTGTTCAACCCTGAAACCATATAAAAGTATGCTTGCATCGACTGATGTCTTGATCATCGATGCTATGCATCCTGACTCTGATGAAATTTTAGAACTTCCAAAATTATCATCGGGAAAAATAATATTATCTCATGGTCTATCTTCCAAATTAGAAGAAAGTCTGAATTTAAATAAAAACGACAGGTTTGAAATAGCTGATGAAGAAAAAGAATATATTTTATAA